A part of Micromonospora chersina genomic DNA contains:
- a CDS encoding DUF4314 domain-containing protein has product MTYQPGERVALEHTSDPHTLLRPGDEGTVRHYHPDQQVLEVNWDSGSCLSMLLEAGDRVRRLPAPTGEAGWEQVLDSVRVAGAAAGRDAAMWWAQNLIGGRATGDVHEVARQVLAGIDDVDPPVIDGLPTADRHVLAEDRDRYAEHTPQGSPAWEDLTGRQRDQTRWAWCDGFDAAAEAEVARQCRILLHPHGDDRDMSHLAPDRVRLGGPGVFAGDWAWTANGDGQMRIPVGFVGVLVDTWNGWAVFTCTRQVAEAIVADQQAARDRYRHQLAAEGVSGQRQDRMVDESMARLWFDGDVIVADETRVHDDPDAIERISPDPDGQHVVMGRAWTWLPVHPYDCDRIAGDIPDPPTPASTPETPAKGAPDA; this is encoded by the coding sequence ATGACCTACCAGCCTGGCGAGCGGGTCGCGCTGGAGCACACCAGCGACCCGCACACGCTGCTGCGTCCGGGTGACGAGGGCACGGTGCGCCACTACCACCCGGACCAGCAGGTCCTCGAGGTGAACTGGGACAGCGGCTCCTGCCTGTCGATGCTTCTCGAGGCTGGTGACCGCGTCCGTCGGCTCCCCGCCCCCACTGGCGAGGCCGGCTGGGAGCAGGTGCTCGACTCGGTGCGGGTCGCGGGCGCGGCGGCTGGCCGGGACGCAGCAATGTGGTGGGCGCAGAACCTCATCGGGGGGAGGGCCACCGGCGACGTCCACGAGGTCGCGCGGCAGGTCCTGGCCGGCATCGACGACGTGGACCCGCCGGTCATTGACGGGCTGCCCACCGCCGACCGGCACGTCCTGGCCGAGGACCGCGACCGGTATGCCGAGCACACCCCGCAGGGTTCGCCGGCGTGGGAGGACCTGACCGGCCGGCAGCGCGACCAGACGCGGTGGGCGTGGTGCGACGGATTCGACGCCGCCGCCGAAGCCGAGGTGGCCCGGCAGTGCCGGATCCTGCTGCACCCGCACGGCGATGACCGGGACATGAGCCACCTGGCTCCCGACCGGGTGCGCCTGGGCGGGCCGGGCGTCTTCGCCGGGGACTGGGCGTGGACGGCGAACGGCGACGGACAGATGCGGATCCCGGTCGGGTTCGTCGGTGTCCTGGTGGACACGTGGAACGGGTGGGCGGTGTTCACCTGCACCCGTCAGGTGGCCGAGGCGATCGTCGCCGACCAGCAGGCCGCCCGCGACCGCTACCGGCACCAGCTCGCCGCAGAGGGCGTCAGCGGGCAGCGGCAGGACCGGATGGTCGACGAGTCCATGGCGCGGCTGTGGTTCGACGGCGACGTCATCGTCGCCGACGAAACCCGCGTGCACGACGACCCGGACGCCATCGAACGGATCAGCCCCGACCCGGACGGCCAGCACGTCGTGATGGGCCGCGCCTGGACGTGGCTGCCGGTGCACCCGTACGACTGCGACCGCATCGCAGGCGACATCCCCGACCCGCCCACCCCCGCCAGCACTCCTGAAACGCCGGCGAAGGGAGCACCTGATGCCTGA
- a CDS encoding C40 family peptidase, giving the protein MSGRGLAAIAAGVLAVLMLCAGGVGMLFTGGGTASAACNGTVSPGRQPLLPAVTVSAPAAGVGGWTGEQVTNAAVIVSVGVELTVPPRGWVIALATAMQESTLRNLPGGDRDSVGLFQQRPSQGWGTPAQLQDPRYAAGRFYRALLAVDGWQAMPLTDAAQAVQRSAYPGAYAKWEDDAIALIRVLTGGTPAGPVTADLEQAMSNPLCLFDAGDGQPGGEQVPLPAGFALPAGTPGPVVTAVGWALAQLGSPYTFGGDCTAPHSGIPARQCDCSSLMQQAYRAAGITLPRTTSDQIHAGRPVTDYRDLRPGDLLFIPGSRGTTAKPGHVGLYLGQGLIVQAPHSGDVVKIIRLSAWATQLAAARRVIG; this is encoded by the coding sequence GTGAGCGGGCGCGGTCTGGCCGCAATCGCCGCTGGGGTGCTCGCTGTGCTGATGCTGTGCGCGGGCGGAGTGGGGATGCTGTTCACCGGCGGTGGCACCGCCTCGGCCGCGTGCAACGGCACTGTGAGCCCAGGCCGGCAGCCGTTGCTGCCCGCCGTCACCGTGTCCGCGCCCGCCGCCGGCGTCGGGGGCTGGACCGGTGAGCAGGTCACCAACGCGGCCGTGATCGTGTCCGTCGGCGTCGAGCTCACGGTCCCGCCCCGAGGCTGGGTCATCGCCCTGGCCACCGCCATGCAGGAGTCCACCCTGCGCAACCTGCCCGGCGGGGACCGCGACTCGGTGGGGCTGTTCCAGCAGCGCCCGTCCCAAGGCTGGGGCACACCCGCCCAACTCCAGGACCCGCGCTACGCGGCCGGCAGGTTCTACCGGGCGTTGCTGGCCGTCGACGGTTGGCAGGCCATGCCGTTGACCGACGCCGCCCAAGCGGTGCAGCGCTCCGCCTACCCCGGCGCCTACGCGAAGTGGGAGGACGACGCGATCGCCCTGATCCGCGTCCTGACCGGCGGCACCCCCGCCGGGCCCGTCACCGCAGATCTGGAGCAGGCGATGAGCAACCCGCTGTGCCTGTTCGACGCAGGTGACGGCCAGCCCGGCGGCGAGCAGGTGCCGCTGCCAGCCGGGTTCGCGCTGCCGGCGGGCACACCGGGGCCGGTCGTGACGGCGGTCGGCTGGGCCCTGGCGCAGCTCGGCAGCCCGTACACCTTCGGCGGGGACTGCACCGCACCCCACTCCGGCATCCCCGCCCGCCAATGCGACTGCTCATCGCTGATGCAACAGGCGTACCGGGCCGCCGGCATCACCCTGCCCCGCACCACCAGCGACCAGATCCACGCGGGCCGGCCGGTCACCGACTACCGGGACCTGCGGCCGGGGGACCTGCTGTTCATTCCCGGCAGCCGCGGCACCACCGCCAAGCCCGGGCACGTGGGCCTCTACCTCGGCCAGGGGCTGATCGTGCAGGCCCCGCACAGCGGCGACGTCGTCAAGATCATCCGCCTGTCCGCGTGGGCTACGCAGCTCGCCGCCGCGCGCCGCGTCATCGGCTGA
- a CDS encoding type IV secretory system conjugative DNA transfer family protein, which yields MPPTGATRWLLEAAAWVGQRPWLLAVAAGLLVAHVAGRNLLAAWRHRRHGEGARLVTIAPPPEVDAHCASALWANLAGTLTPSRRRRWLYGSPHIAWQYTWTGRRLLISIWVPGTVPPGAVEAAVRAAWPGAACTTDDTPAPPIPLDVPTVAGGHLLPTAAEWLPLRIDHDNDPLRALISAGSQLRADEHACVQILARPAAPRRALRARRTAGRLRDGKIALPAINPAAPLLWLVEAFLPGHTPSPARHGQTGRRDPGVERDVRAILDKTSHPLWETAIRYAVGKDSRRAGTDQQPRLRGIADTIASSFAVYSGRNRLTHRARMPSPAAVLARRRLGAGFLTSTPELAALAALPQDLAVPGLDRARAKSMPAPVAVATGGRGTKILGTAEVGGHGVALAVPDARYHLHVIGSTGSGKTTLLVNMAVDDITAGRGTVVIDPHGDLVLDILDRLPASVADRLVIFDPDQPNPPTINPLAGDDPDLVVDNLVSIFGNIFAKAWGPRMDDVMRVACLTLLRHANVTLQHIPPLLNSAQFRSAMTVDLDDPAGLSGFWQWYDELNPALRSQVIGPVLARLRAFLLRDFVKRTMRYPRSSFDMGKVLDGGALLVRIPKGQLGEDTSKLLGSLILAQVWQAATARARIAPDKRRDATLIIDEAQNFLTLANSLDTMLAEARKYRLSLVLSHQDLAQFPKDLLAAASANARNKVYFSCAPEDARVLARHTLPELDEHDLTHLDAYTTATRLVADGRQTPAFTMKTRPPKPVVGEATAIRHVAAQAITPQDTSAIDALVDRFSRPDKSDRPTGADTRDARRSSRTSGPA from the coding sequence GTGCCGCCCACCGGCGCCACCCGCTGGCTGCTCGAGGCCGCCGCGTGGGTGGGGCAGCGGCCGTGGCTGCTCGCCGTCGCCGCCGGCTTGCTCGTGGCGCACGTGGCCGGCCGCAATCTCCTCGCAGCGTGGCGGCACCGCCGGCACGGTGAGGGCGCAAGGCTCGTAACGATCGCCCCACCACCCGAGGTCGACGCGCACTGCGCGTCCGCGCTGTGGGCCAACCTCGCCGGCACCCTCACCCCGTCCCGGCGCCGCCGCTGGCTCTACGGCAGCCCTCACATCGCCTGGCAGTACACGTGGACGGGACGACGCCTGCTCATCTCCATCTGGGTACCCGGCACCGTCCCACCCGGCGCCGTCGAAGCCGCCGTCCGCGCCGCCTGGCCCGGCGCCGCCTGCACCACCGACGACACCCCCGCCCCACCCATCCCGCTCGACGTGCCCACGGTGGCGGGCGGACATCTGCTGCCCACCGCCGCCGAATGGCTGCCCCTGCGCATCGACCACGACAACGACCCGCTGCGCGCGCTGATCTCCGCCGGCTCCCAACTGCGGGCCGACGAGCACGCCTGCGTGCAGATCCTCGCCCGCCCCGCCGCACCCCGCCGCGCCCTGCGCGCCCGCCGCACCGCCGGCAGGTTGCGCGACGGCAAGATCGCCCTCCCCGCCATCAACCCGGCCGCGCCGCTGCTGTGGCTCGTCGAGGCATTCCTACCCGGCCACACCCCCAGCCCCGCCAGGCACGGGCAGACGGGCCGCCGCGACCCCGGAGTGGAACGCGATGTCCGCGCCATCCTCGACAAGACCTCCCACCCGCTGTGGGAGACCGCCATCCGATACGCCGTCGGCAAGGACAGTCGACGCGCCGGCACCGACCAGCAGCCACGGCTACGGGGCATCGCCGACACCATCGCCTCCTCCTTCGCCGTGTACTCCGGCCGCAACCGCCTCACCCACCGGGCCCGCATGCCCTCCCCCGCCGCGGTCCTCGCGCGGCGGCGCCTCGGCGCCGGATTCCTCACCTCCACGCCCGAACTGGCCGCGCTCGCCGCGCTGCCCCAAGATCTGGCCGTCCCTGGCCTGGACCGCGCGCGGGCGAAATCCATGCCCGCACCGGTCGCCGTCGCGACCGGCGGACGCGGCACCAAGATCCTCGGCACCGCCGAGGTCGGCGGCCACGGCGTGGCCCTGGCCGTGCCGGATGCGCGGTATCACCTGCACGTGATCGGATCCACCGGCAGCGGGAAGACGACGCTGCTGGTCAACATGGCCGTCGACGACATCACCGCCGGCCGCGGCACCGTCGTCATCGACCCGCACGGCGACCTCGTCCTCGACATCCTCGACCGGCTCCCCGCCTCTGTCGCCGACCGCCTCGTCATCTTCGACCCAGACCAGCCGAATCCGCCGACCATCAACCCACTCGCCGGGGACGACCCCGACCTAGTCGTGGACAACCTCGTGTCGATCTTCGGGAACATCTTCGCCAAAGCGTGGGGCCCCCGGATGGACGACGTCATGCGCGTCGCCTGTCTCACGTTGTTGCGGCACGCCAACGTCACCCTGCAACACATCCCGCCCCTGCTCAACAGCGCCCAGTTCCGGTCGGCGATGACCGTCGACCTGGACGACCCGGCCGGCCTGTCCGGGTTCTGGCAGTGGTACGACGAGCTCAACCCCGCTCTGCGCTCGCAGGTCATCGGCCCCGTGCTCGCCCGCCTCCGCGCGTTCCTCCTGCGCGACTTCGTCAAACGCACCATGCGCTACCCGCGCTCGAGCTTCGACATGGGCAAGGTCCTCGACGGCGGCGCGCTACTCGTGCGCATCCCGAAAGGCCAACTGGGGGAGGACACCAGCAAACTCCTCGGCTCCCTGATCCTGGCGCAGGTGTGGCAGGCCGCCACCGCCCGCGCGCGCATCGCCCCCGACAAACGCCGCGACGCCACCCTGATCATCGACGAGGCCCAGAACTTCCTCACCCTCGCCAACAGCCTCGACACAATGCTCGCCGAGGCCCGCAAGTACCGGCTGTCCCTCGTCCTCAGCCATCAGGACCTCGCCCAGTTCCCGAAGGACCTCCTCGCCGCCGCATCGGCAAACGCCCGCAACAAGGTCTACTTCTCCTGCGCGCCCGAGGACGCCCGTGTGCTGGCCCGCCACACCCTGCCCGAGCTCGACGAGCACGACCTGACCCACCTCGACGCCTACACCACCGCGACGCGTCTCGTCGCCGACGGCCGCCAGACACCGGCGTTCACCATGAAGACGCGCCCGCCGAAACCGGTGGTCGGGGAGGCGACCGCGATCCGGCACGTCGCGGCCCAAGCCATCACACCCCAGGACACCAGCGCCATCGACGCCCTCGTCGACCGGTTCTCCCGCCCGGACAAGAGCGACCGGCCCACCGGAGCGGACACTCGCGACGCCCGGCGGAGCAGCCGCACTTCCGGCCCCGCCTGA
- a CDS encoding MarR family winged helix-turn-helix transcriptional regulator → MISDAVEAWITADLHTRKDVPMTDATQPVPAHTMFTVLAALSELGEATATAVAEHAGLGYSTATAKLRAWEKTGQAERFRSDDNRAMWRLTDTGRTTTATPPSTQEAADTPPDGTPAATSDTATTTDPLDAPGVPERDGEPPVPADQDTDEASPALASTGAAPAPLDTTTSSSCGDEQRPPSEEAGHDRQQSDAAPDDAEAEGEGGSNADPQGQANAPGNGRRVKGSLRGAVLDILEAHPDRQYKTSELCKLIDAANAGSGARKASQGAVFNAAIKLVAAGTLVQTVERPATFQLAPNDGGQ, encoded by the coding sequence TTGATCAGCGACGCGGTCGAAGCGTGGATCACTGCTGACCTCCACACCAGGAAGGACGTGCCCATGACGGATGCAACGCAGCCCGTGCCGGCGCACACGATGTTCACGGTCCTCGCCGCGCTCAGCGAGCTCGGCGAGGCCACTGCCACGGCCGTGGCGGAACACGCCGGGCTCGGCTATTCCACGGCGACGGCGAAGCTGCGCGCCTGGGAAAAGACCGGGCAGGCCGAGCGGTTCCGCAGCGACGACAACCGCGCCATGTGGCGGTTGACCGACACCGGCCGCACCACCACCGCCACGCCACCCTCCACCCAGGAGGCAGCTGACACACCACCCGATGGGACCCCGGCCGCCACCTCGGACACCGCCACCACGACCGATCCCCTCGACGCCCCGGGCGTGCCCGAACGGGACGGCGAACCCCCTGTACCGGCAGACCAGGACACGGACGAGGCGTCCCCGGCCCTGGCTTCCACCGGTGCCGCACCTGCTCCGCTGGACACGACCACGTCTTCCAGTTGCGGCGACGAGCAGCGGCCGCCCTCGGAGGAGGCAGGCCACGACCGCCAACAGTCCGACGCCGCGCCCGACGACGCCGAGGCCGAGGGCGAGGGCGGGTCGAACGCCGACCCGCAGGGGCAGGCAAACGCACCGGGGAACGGCCGCCGGGTGAAGGGCTCCCTGCGGGGTGCGGTACTGGACATCCTCGAAGCCCACCCCGACCGGCAGTACAAGACCAGCGAGTTGTGCAAGCTCATCGACGCCGCGAACGCCGGTAGCGGCGCGAGGAAAGCCAGCCAGGGCGCGGTGTTCAACGCGGCGATCAAGCTGGTCGCCGCCGGCACGCTCGTGCAGACCGTCGAACGCCCGGCCACCTTCCAACTCGCCCCCAACGATGGCGGCCAGTAG
- a CDS encoding GGDEF domain-containing protein, translated as MSPILQGIVTTVGGILAGLALAGALLWRQQQALDAARYQASHDEITGLPNRRLFLTRLRAALADRVAVGVVLLDLDGFKTVNDTLGHDTGNLLLAHVGRLLAALDAPVEIAARLSGDEFALLVRGDHEDVAAAARAAWQAIGAAPFRLNSGEVSVSGSVGYTHNPAHLSANPRQLLAEADAAMYHAKRSGAGVHGHHPLAAPVGRSRDRHHH; from the coding sequence GTGTCTCCCATCCTGCAAGGCATCGTCACCACCGTCGGCGGGATCCTCGCCGGCCTCGCCCTCGCCGGCGCCCTCCTGTGGCGTCAACAGCAAGCCCTCGACGCGGCCCGCTACCAGGCCAGCCACGACGAGATCACCGGCCTGCCCAACCGGCGGCTGTTCCTCACCCGACTACGCGCCGCCCTCGCCGACCGGGTGGCCGTCGGGGTGGTGCTGCTCGACCTCGACGGATTCAAGACCGTCAACGACACCCTCGGCCACGACACCGGCAACCTTCTGCTCGCCCACGTCGGCCGGCTCCTCGCCGCCCTCGACGCACCCGTGGAGATCGCCGCACGGTTGTCCGGCGACGAGTTCGCCCTCCTCGTGCGCGGCGACCACGAGGACGTGGCCGCCGCCGCCCGCGCCGCATGGCAGGCCATCGGCGCCGCCCCCTTCCGCCTCAACAGCGGCGAGGTCAGTGTCAGCGGCTCCGTCGGCTACACCCACAACCCCGCCCACCTGTCCGCGAACCCCCGTCAACTGCTGGCCGAGGCGGACGCGGCGATGTACCACGCGAAGCGTTCCGGTGCCGGTGTGCACGGCCACCATCCCTTGGCCGCCCCAGTGGGACGCAGCCGCGACCGGCACCACCACTGA
- a CDS encoding replication-relaxation family protein: protein MSRESTNPDSRPSRSPSSKLQRLAHLRRLTLRDRQLLAWLAEHYVLSTAQIAAALFPSPRSARLRLAALHRIDAVHRFVDVTTGDGQHLYTLGPLGMLVHPTTYTDPEHPDARPPRSSIERTERIIGSPRLRHLLGANQLFIDLHAYTRTDPTTELVRWWSEQHATTAYTLAGIRPDGHGIWSAAGHTVGFFLEHDNGTEPLGRVLRKLRGYERLAEFGPRYPVLLRVPTRRREAHLLDALAGVPTVMPVATGLHDEHPAGPAWTLAAEPGPRRWLHELPSDHGPRNSATNPHRYTDPDGDL from the coding sequence ATGTCCCGCGAATCCACCAACCCCGACTCCCGCCCGTCCCGCTCCCCCTCCAGCAAGCTCCAGCGGCTGGCCCACCTGCGTCGGCTGACCCTGCGCGACCGTCAACTCCTGGCCTGGCTCGCCGAGCACTATGTGCTGTCCACCGCCCAGATCGCGGCGGCCCTGTTCCCGTCACCGCGCTCCGCGCGGCTGCGCCTGGCCGCCCTGCACCGCATCGACGCCGTGCACCGCTTCGTCGACGTCACCACCGGCGACGGCCAACACCTCTACACCCTCGGCCCGCTCGGCATGCTCGTGCACCCCACCACCTACACCGACCCCGAACACCCTGATGCCCGGCCGCCGCGCTCCAGCATTGAACGCACCGAACGCATCATCGGCAGCCCGCGCCTGCGGCACCTCCTCGGCGCCAACCAGCTCTTCATCGACCTACACGCCTACACCCGCACCGACCCCACCACCGAGCTGGTGCGGTGGTGGTCCGAGCAGCACGCCACCACCGCCTACACCCTCGCCGGCATCCGCCCCGACGGCCACGGCATCTGGTCGGCCGCCGGCCACACCGTCGGGTTCTTCCTCGAGCACGACAACGGCACCGAACCCCTAGGCAGGGTGCTGCGCAAGCTGCGCGGCTACGAACGCCTCGCCGAGTTCGGCCCCCGCTACCCCGTCCTTCTACGGGTGCCGACCCGCCGCCGCGAAGCTCACCTCCTCGACGCCCTCGCCGGCGTGCCCACGGTCATGCCCGTGGCCACCGGCCTGCACGACGAGCACCCCGCCGGGCCCGCCTGGACCCTCGCCGCCGAGCCCGGCCCTCGCCGGTGGCTGCACGAGCTGCCCTCCGACCACGGCCCCCGCAACAGCGCAACGAACCCACACCGCTACACCGATCCCGACGGCGACCTCTGA
- a CDS encoding AAA family ATPase, with protein sequence MDPATPTPITGDASPTPDPGDGRRPGYLYRQVAAHLAAHSDQVFKVGELTTAIAAPSTGAVFEALKKMAAAGYATHHTGPHRFQITQAGIDAAGAMPPPAPRAPRQGRRGAGRRQPAARPNGELYFPRKLAGATDLDVLRRLREQRIPVLLYGPPGTGKTALVEAAFPDLLTVTGTGDTVVEDFLGNFIPLPDGGFEFVYGPLVTAMREGRALLVDDATLIPPKVLAVLYPAMDGRRVITIPGYRNERVEADDGFYVIAGHNPGVHGAILTEALASRFDVHIEVTTDWDLARHLGVPSPAVEAAIALNADLAAGRVTWAPQLRELLGFARVRKTLGLPAAISNLAGRAPADDREQVLAALRQQFGTEITALTLGKQR encoded by the coding sequence ATGGACCCTGCAACCCCAACCCCGATCACCGGCGACGCCTCCCCCACACCGGACCCGGGTGACGGCCGCCGGCCCGGCTACCTCTACCGGCAGGTGGCCGCTCACCTGGCCGCGCACTCCGACCAGGTGTTCAAGGTCGGGGAGCTCACCACGGCGATCGCCGCCCCGTCCACCGGCGCGGTGTTCGAGGCATTGAAGAAGATGGCCGCCGCCGGGTACGCCACCCACCACACCGGCCCGCACCGCTTCCAGATCACCCAGGCCGGGATCGACGCCGCCGGGGCGATGCCACCGCCCGCCCCGCGCGCACCCCGCCAAGGACGGCGCGGGGCAGGTCGGCGGCAGCCGGCCGCACGCCCGAACGGTGAGTTGTACTTTCCCCGGAAGCTGGCCGGGGCCACCGATCTGGACGTGCTGCGCCGGCTGCGCGAGCAGCGTATACCAGTGCTGCTGTACGGGCCGCCCGGCACCGGCAAGACCGCCCTGGTGGAGGCGGCGTTCCCGGACCTGCTGACAGTCACGGGAACCGGCGACACCGTCGTGGAGGACTTCCTCGGCAACTTCATCCCCCTGCCCGACGGCGGCTTCGAGTTCGTCTACGGCCCCCTCGTCACCGCCATGCGAGAGGGCCGCGCGCTGCTGGTCGACGACGCCACCCTCATCCCGCCGAAGGTCCTCGCCGTGCTCTACCCCGCCATGGACGGCCGCCGGGTGATCACCATTCCCGGGTACCGCAATGAACGCGTCGAAGCCGACGACGGGTTCTACGTCATCGCTGGGCACAACCCCGGCGTCCATGGCGCCATCCTCACCGAGGCATTGGCGTCGCGGTTCGACGTGCACATCGAGGTCACCACCGACTGGGACCTCGCCCGCCACCTCGGCGTGCCCAGCCCCGCCGTCGAAGCCGCGATCGCGCTCAACGCCGACCTCGCCGCCGGACGCGTCACCTGGGCGCCGCAGCTGCGGGAGCTGCTCGGCTTCGCCCGCGTCCGCAAAACCCTCGGCCTGCCCGCCGCCATCTCCAACCTGGCCGGCCGCGCCCCGGCCGACGACCGCGAGCAGGTCCTCGCCGCGCTGCGGCAGCAGTTCGGCACCGAGATCACCGCGCTGACCCTCGGCAAGCAGCGCTGA